One Blastocatellia bacterium DNA segment encodes these proteins:
- a CDS encoding class I SAM-dependent methyltransferase: protein MTCDPLIAEKGDYPWKTAVNPILGDLALAYNRGNIVDLGCGTCQLYVYLKERGWNGSYIGIDQQRYEGYAYPDGVTLVIADAFTVDLPPSDTYILYDVLEHVDDPVRLLSRCLRVARNVLVAVPKRNEDLWRYGIVEYHQLDRTHKHHGFSQPELRQLVERSQGRIVRFQEIIPTDLSTVLPAFFDSPRLHRWVRRLLRFWPSKVYYQEFWCEIEPAEDAIGS from the coding sequence ATGACATGTGATCCTCTGATCGCGGAAAAAGGGGATTATCCCTGGAAGACGGCGGTCAATCCGATCCTGGGAGATCTCGCGCTCGCCTACAACCGGGGAAATATCGTGGACCTCGGCTGCGGGACATGTCAGCTCTATGTTTATTTGAAGGAGCGGGGCTGGAACGGAAGCTACATCGGGATTGATCAACAACGGTACGAGGGATATGCCTATCCGGATGGAGTGACGTTGGTGATTGCCGATGCCTTCACCGTTGATCTGCCTCCGAGCGACACCTACATTCTTTACGACGTACTGGAGCATGTGGACGATCCGGTGCGCCTGCTCTCTCGCTGCCTGCGCGTCGCCCGCAATGTTCTTGTGGCTGTTCCCAAGCGCAACGAAGATCTCTGGCGCTATGGGATTGTGGAGTACCACCAACTGGATCGCACGCACAAGCATCACGGATTCTCGCAGCCGGAATTGCGCCAGCTTGTGGAGCGAAGCCAGGGACGAATCGTCCGCTTCCAGGAAATCATCCCGACCGACCTCTCGACCGTCCTGCCGGCCTTTTTCGACAGCCCCCGGCTCCACCGATGGGTGCGACGACTCCTCCGCTTCTGGCCCTCGAAGGTTTACTATCAGGAATTCTGGTGCGAGATCGAACCCGCTGAGGACGCCATCGGATCATGA